Part of the Spirochaeta isovalerica genome, CAGTATCTGGCTATTTCATATACTGAACGGCTTATTGAAGCAGGTATTGATCCATCAGTTGGGAGTAGAGGCGATTCTTATGACAATGCCATGGCTGAAACGATAAATAGTCTTTACAAGGCAGAAGTTATTCATAAGGATGGCCCCTGGCGGTCCATTGAACAGGTGGAATTAGCAACACTCGACTGGGTGGACTGGTTTAATAATCGCAGGATCATGGAACCTCTGGGATATTTATCTCCCAAAGAATTTGAAATGATGTATTATGAACAGGAAGAAAGTCTGGCTGTAAGTGCCGGACTCAAATAAAACTGTCTCCGGGATTCTCGGGGTGGTTCACAAAGGGTGCTTTGACAATATTGACCATAACTGGTTGATGAAGCACATACCTGTGGATAGAAAAATACTTACTGAGTTCCTAAAGGCTAAATACAAGAAGGGAAACTCATTCTTTCCAACAATTGCCGGAGTTCCGGAAGGCGGGATTATAAGTCCGATTCTGGCAAATCTGACCCTCGACTGTCTTGAAGATCATATTCAAAAGAGATACTGGAGAAGTAAAACCGGAGCTGTAAGCCGTCAGCATAATAAACATAAAGTGAATCTGATAAGATATGCTGACGATCTGATCATCACAGCCGACACAAAAGAAACGGCATCTGATTTGCGAAAACTACTATCCGGATTTCTGAAAGAACGAGGATTGGAACTGTCAGAAGAAAAGACAAAAATCACTCATATCGATGAAGGATTTGATTTTCTCGGTTGGAACTTCAGGAAATACAACAGTCGTCTGAAAGTACATCCGTCATCGGAATCGATTCAGTCCGTCAAGGCAAAAATCGGTTCGACGATTAAAGAGATGACGGCATGTTCTCAGGAATCAGTCATAGGTGCCCTCAATCCCATTATCAGAGGTTGGGGAAATTATCATGATGCTGTTTCCTCATGGCGCAGTTTCAGGAACGTTGACAGATTTATATTCTATTCCCTGTGGCGTTGGGCGAAGAGAAGACATCCAATGAAATCCACAACCTGGCTCAAAGAACGATACTGGTTCTGCAAAGGAAATCGTGACTGGATATTTGGTACAGACAAATAC contains:
- a CDS encoding reverse transcriptase domain-containing protein, producing the protein MVHKGCFDNIDHNWLMKHIPVDRKILTEFLKAKYKKGNSFFPTIAGVPEGGIISPILANLTLDCLEDHIQKRYWRSKTGAVSRQHNKHKVNLIRYADDLIITADTKETASDLRKLLSGFLKERGLELSEEKTKITHIDEGFDFLGWNFRKYNSRLKVHPSSESIQSVKAKIGSTIKEMTACSQESVIGALNPIIRGWGNYHDAVSSWRSFRNVDRFIFYSLWRWAKRRHPMKSTTWLKERYWFCKGNRDWIFGTDKYKLFNISGIRYKSHILIKVNKNCFLKEDMEYFKTRRLGY